The Prochlorococcus marinus str. MIT 1214 sequence TGGAGGGGAGAAGATTTGAATTTCAGTCCTTCGGGCTAATAGCCCGACGAGGTTAATTTAAAGATGTCAGTCGCAGAGATGTTTTTGGGATAATCAGATGATTTTGTTGAACAAGAAGTGTACATTTAGAAAAACCCGATCAAGTTATGACTTACATCTCTCATGTTTTATTCTTTATATAATTCCCTCTCTTATGTATAAAAAATAGCATTAAAAAAGCCCGTTAGGGCTTGGTTTTTAATTGGTGGCGGGGGGAAGATTTGAACTTCCGACCTTCGGGTTATGAGGGTTTCTCCTACACGTTTTTTTGAAGCTATGACTGGTCTGTAAAACAAAGTGAGTATTTTTTTTGAGTTTTTATTTTTTTTTCAGGGTTTGTTTTTTAAGTTTGAACCCGACTAACTTTTCTCCTGAGAACGTTGTCTGGTTGTGAAAGCATCTGATCAACGGCAGCCCGTTTCCACATCTTGTGGCTTTTGGGGTTTAGAGGATCTTTGAATCGATAATGAGTACCTTTAGAAAAATATTTTTCATTGCGCTTTAAAGTTCTTGTGCTAATTCCCAAGTACTTACTCATTTCCGAGTTAGAAATCCAAGGTTCTAAATTTCTCACGACCATTGATCTCCTAAGTAATATTCATTGGATCTAATGTGCATTAAAATAATAATTTTTCAAGTCTCAAAATATTAAATTATTGTATAAATAGTGCCTGCTATTTATTAATCAATTTGCAAGATATATCTTGCAAAATATTAGTAAATACTTATTCTAGGTCTCCTTTCCTGACTCTTTCCTTGATCAATTTGATAAGTGTTTTGGCATTTTCTTCTGGACCATCACTGTATCCACCTCCCCACTTTTCAGCTCTTTGTTGAAAAAATAACGCACAACGAAGTTCAGTTAAGTTTGCATTCGAAGGGTCCTTTAAAACTTTTTTTGATAAATCAGCACAGGCTTCTGATCCACCTGAAACGTCATATCCATTAATCGTAAATGCAAATTTAATCCAGTTCCAAGAAGGATCTTCTGGATTAGGAATCTTTTCTAAAACAAGCTCATGATTAGAAATCAGTTTTTGGTTTCCGTTAGTGTGTGGTTTTTTTTTTCTGATCTATCTGGAAAGCCCGCATCCTCCCATTCGTCATATAACTCGCTTAATGTTTGTCCCTTATATGTCCAAAATGGTTTGATATTTGGTCTTGCATCGGATGGAAGAGATAGCAATTGTTTTGTATAGCCTGTTAATGAAACTTTCCCGTCTTCTTCTTTATAACCTTCTGGTTCTATCCAGCCGTCATAAACGACTTTGGCTTTTGTCGTTCCATCTTTAAAGACAATTTGTTCTCCCATATATCCCATTGTCCAGAGATTCACGTTAGGTCTTCTAGCTTTTTTGAATTTCTCAGTTGATGCTTTGGCTTCTATATCGACATTTTCTGCTTCTTCTTGAACGACTGGAGTGACATCTTCCAATGCCATCAATTTAAGCAAAGTAATTGCTTGTTCTGGCTCGATATTGAAAAACTCTCTTCTTGGATTCACTCGATAAGGTCCAAAAGCCAAATGAAAAGCTGATTCAACCTCATTTTGATCTTTGACTCTTGCTGCATATTCACATTCAAAAGGAAGTGGGACTCCAGTTGTATATAAATCAGATAATCGGGCACCAATTTCTCTTCCTGTCCTGCCAATTTTCACCATCCTTGGCATTGCAGGATTAGTTAATACGTAGACAATTCCTTCGCTCATATCTTTATTATGCCTTTTGGTTCAAAACTTGTTGATACCAATCCAAAATATTTGTTTCCCTTTAGAGAAATGCTTAAACAACAATTTGTATAGCTAAAAAATGACAAATTCAAACCAAGTAATACATAATCGACTCACAGAAAATCTTTTAAAAGCAAATTCAAAATCTAATCACTCTTAAGTGAGCCCTCTTTGCGAGGGCTTTTTTTATTGCTCAAATCCTAACGCCTAAATCTAGTAGCTATTTCATTAGTAATTAATCATGAATAAAAAACAGCTCCTGGAGGACATAAAGCAGATAGCTATTCCTCGTCATTCAAAATGGGATCCTCTTGGATTAATGAGTGTTCGTATTTATGTCAAAAATCGCCTCTCTTCTTATGGCAAAGTTCTAGAACATTCATTTAAAGAAGGTTCAGAAGAAGGAATTAATTACATTCTTAAAATTCAAGGAATAAATCCAAAACTAGATCCCCTTCTTATAGGTGCACACTATGACGGACCAATTAAATCTCCAGGTGCCGATGACAATGCAAGTGGATTAGCTGCATTATTTGCACTTGTTGAACATTGCAGAAAAACACCTCATGATAGACCTATTTGGTTTGTGGCTTTTGATCAAGAGGAATGGGGACTACTTGGAAGTAAAGCGCTATCAAAAGAGTTAAAAGCAAAAGGTCAAAAGCTCAAGCTAATGATCAGTCTTGAGATGCTTGCCTTCACATCTGATAAACAGGATTATCCATTGCCTGTAATGAAAAAGTTGTTTGGTGAAAAAGGAGATTTCATTGCATTAGTTGCGAATACGGGTTGTTCTTTAATGTTGCCTAGTTTGTCGTCAAGCATGGGTAAGTTTCTTCCAACTAAAGTTCTCCCTGTACCTTTGAAAGGTGATGTTCTGGCTGATGTTCGTCTTAGTGATCACAGTCCTTTTTGGGATCAAGGTTTTAACGCGATGATGATTACTGATACCTCATTCTTGAGGAATCCTAATTATCACGAGCCTACGGATACTGTTGAAACTCTTGATTTGGACTTCTTTTATAATGTGGTTAGAGGATTAACTGAAAGTTTGGAGAAAATATAATGAAACGCTTCTTTCTTCTTGCTTTAAGTGCAGGCCTTTTGGTTAAACCTGTATTTAGTGATTCCTCTTTGAAAGAGAAAGCATATGCTGCAGGGACTTTAGGTGCAGCACTTTGTCATCATTCCAATGGTTTAATATCTATGTCCGAAGTATTATTTTTGACAAGGAAGAATTTAAATAAAAAAGGTTATAGCACTGAAATTATTAATAACCCTAAAGTTAAAGAAGCAGCTGAATATATAAAGAATTTTTCAGGTGATGATTGTTTTAATTCGCCAGGATATGATCCAGAATTTAATGCCAATTTAATGAATATATTGCAATCTAACGTAGACTATTTTAGGGATAAATCATATTTTAATAAAGACGAGAAAGTAGTTTATTGTAAGGAGCCTCTTCCTCAGTTCACATTAAATTATTACTCAAATCCAAATGATAATGAAGTTTCTAATCTTTGTACCTGTGTATGGAATAAGTTTCCTGATACAAGTTGGCAGAAAAAAGAAATGTTAAATGGCTTTAATGTTATGAGAAAGGCTAAAGAAGATTCTTGGCGTGCAAAATCTCTGCAAGCAGGGTTCTCAACAATGTTTGGTAAAGCGATTAAAGAATGTGGAGGAAATCAATTATAGAAAAGATTAGCCAGCTAATCTATAAGTTTTTAGGTTACTATTAGAGAATAAACAAATGAAAAGCTATGCCTGTTAGAGATATTGATAGTGATGATTCTTCTAATGATAGTTCAAGTGAGAAAAAGTCTTTAAATAATAGAACAATACCCTGGGCTAGATATTTTGCTCGATTATTTGATTTGATTTTAGTTGGTTTTATATGTTATGTCCCAGTACTCATTATTTGGGGATCTAGAAATACAAATATTACACTATTTCAATTCCTAATTGTAATACCATTTATCTACATATTCTTTGAACCTTTTTGTTATGTGCTTTGGGGTGCGACACCTGGTAAGTTTTTATATTCAATTAAAGTTCTCAACGAAGATGGTTCTAAATTAAGTCTAAGGAAAGCTGTTAAACGTTCTTTACAAGTTTTGATTAGGGGTAATGCTTTTGGAATACCTTTTCTTATTGTTCTAGCAAATTTTATTGCTTTTAGGTATTACGAGGATAACAAACAAACTCCTTGGGATAAGCAGCTGAGAATTAAATATGCGATTGGAAATATTAGTAATCAAAGAATATTAATCACGAATATTATTATCTTACTTTTATCTTCCTTTCTTAGATTTATTGGCCAGTATTCTAAAGACTATATTAGTTAAAAAATTTTTCTTACTTCTCTTCTGGTTTAAAGATTAAACTAAATATTGAACCTATAGCTGAAAGTATTCCTATGAATAAGGACACTTGAATTGACCATATAAAACCACCAGCGATTGCTCCAACTAGAGCCCAAATAATTAAATTACCTCCAAAATAATTATAAACAATTGGAGATAGCTTTACTCCTAGTGGTCCTCCTCCTAGAAAGCCAAGTAACTGTTGTGTTCCTTTGGATACTGAGTCTTTATTTTGTCTTTCGTAGTTAATTTTTTCAGTTTGTTGTTTATTGATATTGAATTCTGCATCTCGCTCTTTGTCGTTAAGTTGAAGATCGTAATCCCAATCTTTAATGTATTTTTGTTGATTTAAGTTCGCATTCGCTTCACCAATAAAGAAAGTTACCGACAAGGCAGTTGTTAGAGCAATTTTTTTAAAAATATTATTTAGCATAATTTTTTTTTCTATTTTAGCTATCTTGCCTATTTTTCCAATAATTGTCGTAATTCGTTCTAAGAAGACTTTGAACTAATTTCTCTTTTTATAGGGAGTTTTTTACTCCAGACCTTCGGGTTGCGAGCCCGACGAGATGATCATTTTATATAATTAGCTATTAATCCAATTGCTGGAATAGGTCTACTATTGCTAATTACTATATTTTTAATTCTATAGAGCTCAAAATATATATATTTAACGAGTCTAAAAGTATCATATATGCATAAAAAAAGCCTGTCATAACAGGCTTTTTTGGAATTGGTGGCGGGGGGAAGATTTGAACTTCCGACCTTCGGGTTATGAGCCCGACGAGCTACCAGACTGCTCTACCCCGCGAAGATTAAAAATATTCTATAGCAGAATCAGACTCGTTTGGATTTATTTTTTGCAATACCTAATTTTTCTATTAATGCCATTACTTCCTGCCGCTTATCTTTTTCAATCCCAATAATCTCTAATTCTTTTTCTTTAATAGATTTGTTCTGCTTGATTAATTCTATTATTTGCTTTGTTTTTTTACTTGTAATAATTTCAACCAATTTTGAATGTAAGGGGAATAATAACATTTCTGGTTTTGTAGAATCGCTATCAACAAATAACTCTTTCTCATTATAGATTGCAGTTGAATAGTCTTTAAAGATGTAGTCGATAGAAGGATGAAAACGAATAGAAGTATTTATTTCATTGTAACTATCTCTTCTTTCTTTTAAGTTAAGCCATAGTTTTCGATATTGATGGCTTACAACTTGCCAACTAAATAATTCTTTCCACCTTTGCTTACTTTTATAGCCCATATTTTCTCTGATTTCTTTGTTATCAATTAGAAACTTTAATTTATCATTTAAAGCGTTCTCATCTATAACCGTTTTCATTGATTTTAGACCTATCATATAATCAAAGTTTATTTTTTCGATTTTATAATCTAATTCTATATGATTTATTGCTTCTTTAGATCCAACGGCATATTTAGTCGGGATAAGATATCCAGTTTCGTTCTCTTTTACTAAGTCTTTATATCCATTCCAATCACTCACAATACATGGAAGCTCCGCAGCCATCGCTTCAATTACTGTAAGGCCAAATGTTTCTTGAATATTATCTGACAGTGAAATAAAAATATTTGCGGCATTAAGTGAGTCTATCTTTGCCTCTTCTGTCGCTTGTTCTATACCTCCGACTCTTTTTATGGTTAGATTTCTAAATGAGAAAATGAGACTATTGTAGAGTTTTTCAATAGTCTCATTTGCAAAAGTACCACATTCCAATAATACTATTTGTTTATCCTTTATCTCTGTACTTAGCTTGGATATTGATCTATAGATGGCTAAGGGATGTGCCTTCCCGTGAAATGATAGACGGCCTAGAAATAAAATTACAATTGCATCTTTAGAAATTCCTAGCTTATTCCTTGCCTTTAATCTCTTTTCTTTTCTTGTTAATGATATATCATATGTAATATCATTGACAGCAAGAGGAATGGTATATAATTCAGGACGTTTTTTCTTTGTGAGTTTTATATTGTACTTCCTTTCAAATGATTCATGAAAGAAATCAATCGTTCTATTTACTACTTCCCTCCCGCATGATGAGGTACATACTAGAGCATCCCAAGACTCTAAACCTCCAAAAATATATTCTTTAAAACCATTTATTACTTTGTTTGAGCAAAGTGTGTGGATTATCCCTGTAATTGAAAATTTATTGGGACTGTAATTTGCTCGTATAGCTGACCATTTTTCTAAATCTGGACCTGGGATATGTATATTCTCAATTTCATTAAGATTGAATTTACTAATTTTTGTATGTATATTTAGCGAAGTATTTTTAATTAGATATGGATTTAGAATTGTGTTTAAATATTCTTTTTCTTTCACTGAATTAACTAAGATATCTAATTCTTCACCTTGGTACAAATTATTCACTATTCCTTTCGCGAATTCTTTGCCCGCAACTCTTCTGCCCATTAGTTGATATCTTTCTGTATCAAATGCATCTCCAGGTAGGATTAATGCCGCTGGATATTTTCTTGAAATAGATTTATTAATAGTCATATAATTGAATATAAATAATTATTCAATTAACTAAATTTTGGTGGCGGGGGGAAGATTTGAACTTCCGACCTTCGGGTTATGAGCCCGACGAGCTACCAGACTGCTCTACCCCGCGTTGTTAATAAAGCATACATCTTTATGTGACATTAATGACTGCTTTGTTTGTCTTAAGGGACCTGTAATTTCCCCTCAACCTCTATATAGATTCCTGGATTTTTCTGAAGGATGATTTCATCTAGTTCTTCAATTGCCGATGGGGTGATCCACTCTAGCTGTCGGAGAAGATGTATGGCTACAGCATGTTTTGCTCTTTTTGATCCATCTTCAACCTTTATTGAGAGTCCAATACCTTCCCCCATTAAACCAATACATTGGATCCCTTCACTTCCACCTTTGCTAATTATTTGCTTATGACTTCTTTTTATTAATTCCGAATCAAAATATCCTTCTCCAGCAAGTAGGTCTGGATGGTTTATCATTGCACGCGTTATTTTTTCAAATTCAGGTTGGTCAGATCTAGATAAATGAGCATATAAAATAGCCATTTGAGATAAACGCAAAAGTAAAGTTGGTGCACCACAGTCATCTCTTTCGGCAATTAATTCTTCAGCTGGTATTTTTAGTAACTCGGAAACTCTTCTGAAAATTTCTATCTGCAGTGGATGATGTCCCATTAAATAGCTATCTAGATCCCAGTTCATTTTTTTGCAGGTTGCGAGAAATGCTGAATGTTTTCCTGAGCAATTGTGTTGAAGCCTACTTTCTCTGTTTTGTGGGATTGGGCATTTCAGTTCTTTTATATCTATATCTGAATTCCAAAGGAGCTTGAATGCTGTTCTCGCATGAACTGATGAACCACAATGAGAACCACATGCCAGAGCTAATGTCTTGTTATCTAAATTATATTTTTCCAAAGTGCCACTTGTGAGGAAAGGCAATGCTTGGAAAGGTTTTAAAGCTGATCGAATGAAAGTTTCATATTC is a genomic window containing:
- a CDS encoding GIY-YIG nuclease family protein; the protein is MSEGIVYVLTNPAMPRMVKIGRTGREIGARLSDLYTTGVPLPFECEYAARVKDQNEVESAFHLAFGPYRVNPRREFFNIEPEQAITLLKLMALEDVTPVVQEEAENVDIEAKASTEKFKKARRPNVNLWTMGYMGEQIVFKDGTTKAKVVYDGWIEPEGYKEEDGKVSLTGYTKQLLSLPSDARPNIKPFWTYKGQTLSELYDEWEDAGFPDRSEKKNHTLTETKN
- a CDS encoding M28 family peptidase; amino-acid sequence: MNKKQLLEDIKQIAIPRHSKWDPLGLMSVRIYVKNRLSSYGKVLEHSFKEGSEEGINYILKIQGINPKLDPLLIGAHYDGPIKSPGADDNASGLAALFALVEHCRKTPHDRPIWFVAFDQEEWGLLGSKALSKELKAKGQKLKLMISLEMLAFTSDKQDYPLPVMKKLFGEKGDFIALVANTGCSLMLPSLSSSMGKFLPTKVLPVPLKGDVLADVRLSDHSPFWDQGFNAMMITDTSFLRNPNYHEPTDTVETLDLDFFYNVVRGLTESLEKI
- a CDS encoding RDD family protein; the encoded protein is MPVRDIDSDDSSNDSSSEKKSLNNRTIPWARYFARLFDLILVGFICYVPVLIIWGSRNTNITLFQFLIVIPFIYIFFEPFCYVLWGATPGKFLYSIKVLNEDGSKLSLRKAVKRSLQVLIRGNAFGIPFLIVLANFIAFRYYEDNKQTPWDKQLRIKYAIGNISNQRILITNIIILLLSSFLRFIGQYSKDYIS
- a CDS encoding glycosyltransferase family 4 protein, coding for MTINKSISRKYPAALILPGDAFDTERYQLMGRRVAGKEFAKGIVNNLYQGEELDILVNSVKEKEYLNTILNPYLIKNTSLNIHTKISKFNLNEIENIHIPGPDLEKWSAIRANYSPNKFSITGIIHTLCSNKVINGFKEYIFGGLESWDALVCTSSCGREVVNRTIDFFHESFERKYNIKLTKKKRPELYTIPLAVNDITYDISLTRKEKRLKARNKLGISKDAIVILFLGRLSFHGKAHPLAIYRSISKLSTEIKDKQIVLLECGTFANETIEKLYNSLIFSFRNLTIKRVGGIEQATEEAKIDSLNAANIFISLSDNIQETFGLTVIEAMAAELPCIVSDWNGYKDLVKENETGYLIPTKYAVGSKEAINHIELDYKIEKINFDYMIGLKSMKTVIDENALNDKLKFLIDNKEIRENMGYKSKQRWKELFSWQVVSHQYRKLWLNLKERRDSYNEINTSIRFHPSIDYIFKDYSTAIYNEKELFVDSDSTKPEMLLFPLHSKLVEIITSKKTKQIIELIKQNKSIKEKELEIIGIEKDKRQEVMALIEKLGIAKNKSKRV
- a CDS encoding asparaginase; the encoded protein is MNLQNNISNHDKNSIKVLVKRGSSVESIHRAHASICDTKGRTLMKAGFPEYETFIRSALKPFQALPFLTSGTLEKYNLDNKTLALACGSHCGSSVHARTAFKLLWNSDIDIKELKCPIPQNRESRLQHNCSGKHSAFLATCKKMNWDLDSYLMGHHPLQIEIFRRVSELLKIPAEELIAERDDCGAPTLLLRLSQMAILYAHLSRSDQPEFEKITRAMINHPDLLAGEGYFDSELIKRSHKQIISKGGSEGIQCIGLMGEGIGLSIKVEDGSKRAKHAVAIHLLRQLEWITPSAIEELDEIILQKNPGIYIEVEGKLQVP